The sequence below is a genomic window from Acaryochloris thomasi RCC1774.
GGGATGAATTTGCCGACATTGTCGATTGGGTACAGGACTGCTTTTCGAGATGCGATCGCCTCTTTCGGCTTCCCTTCCATGAACCCATGTCCGCCTTCAAAAACATTGTTGACGTCGGCTTAACGGGCGCAGGCCCTAAAATTCCCACAGAAGATCTTCGCTCAAAACTAGACCTAACAACGGCACCCGAGAAAACGGTTTTACTCACCTTCGGCGGCATGGGCCTATCGCAGATGCCCTATCACCATCTACAGCAGTTCCCAGACTGGCAGTTTATTACCTTCGATAGTGTTGCTCCTAGCTACCCCAATCTTCTGCAGGTTTCAAGAGACGCTTACCGCCCCGTTGACCTGATGCCCCTGTGTGGACGAGTGGTGAGCAAACCAGGCTACGGGACTTTTGCTGAAGTCTGTCGTCTTCAAATCCCCATAGTTTCTTTGCCGCGCACCGACTTTGCCGAGGCAGCCTTTCTGATTGCCGGGATGCAGGATCATAATCACCATCAAATTCTGGGACCGGGAGAATTCGAGCAGTCCTGGGACTTCCTTCACCAAGCGCCCCACGCCCCTCGTCGCTCTGCGCCCCTCGCCACTAACGGCAACCAACAGATTGCAACAGCCGTGATTGACTATTTAAATTCAGCCAACCCCTAATCTCTGGAACAGAATCGGCTCTCGCTTCATCTATGTCTAGAGATCCAGCCGCCTATACAAGAAATAGGTGGGGTTGATTTGATAAAATTTGGCTTGTCCTTGGCTAGCGTTTTCTATGTCCATGTTGCTCTCTTCTTTGCTTTTGGCTCCAGCTCCCATCGCTCTGGCTCCAGAAATTCTTCAGCAGCAGGACGTACGAGCCCTGCCGGGCGAATTAGATAGCTTCCCGGTTTTTAACAGCAACAGCCCTGAACTAGTGCTGTCAGAGGGTATTCTCCTCTCCACATTTCCGGGCAAAGGCAAGCAATCCCCTGAGGCTCACCTCAATTATCCTTTAGACGGTCGATTTGACCTGTTCTCCCATCACGTGACTCGCATCAACTCACGCAATGGGAAGCTGCCGCTATATCTAGGAGTCTTAGTTCATAATCCTGGAGACAAACCCGTTAAAGTTTTGGTGCTGCAGGCGAACAGCTATCTCAGCTCCTCTGAAGCGCCCTTCATTGATCTGCCAGATCAAATAGAGAATCGAGGGGGACGCGTTTACTCGGGGCCCGGTAGCCGCACCGCTAGCGATGTGCTGCGTCGCAAAAGTCAGGCCGGTTGGTCCACCAGCATTGAAGTGCCTCCAGGACAAAGCAAAATGCTGATGAATCTAAAAATGCCGATCAGCAATAGC
It includes:
- a CDS encoding glycosyl transferase yields the protein MPRPTLYAAITNHGFGHATRTAAVLAEIQQQYPEVLLILATGAPRWLLDLYLPQGFIYRPCTFDIGAVQSHGFNIDKGATLQSLQQIQARERQLIAAEVTFIQQNQVDLILGDIPPLIAKVAEAAGIPCWMSSNFGWDLIYQDWGDEFADIVDWVQDCFSRCDRLFRLPFHEPMSAFKNIVDVGLTGAGPKIPTEDLRSKLDLTTAPEKTVLLTFGGMGLSQMPYHHLQQFPDWQFITFDSVAPSYPNLLQVSRDAYRPVDLMPLCGRVVSKPGYGTFAEVCRLQIPIVSLPRTDFAEAAFLIAGMQDHNHHQILGPGEFEQSWDFLHQAPHAPRRSAPLATNGNQQIATAVIDYLNSANP